CACCAGATGCAATGCGCAAATATCCCCATCAATTTTCAGGAGGGCAACAGCAAAGGATCTGTATCGGACGCGCCATCGCTATGCGACCACAATTGATCATTTGTGATGAAGCCGTTTCAGCTTTAGATGTTTCCATTCAAGCTCAGGTCTTAAATTTATTGACAGATTTGAAAAATAAAATGGGGTTTAGCTATCTCTTCATTTCCCATGATTTGTCTGTGATTGAGCATATCTGTGACGAAGTGGTTGTGCTTTATTTAGGCAAAGTGATGGAGTGTGCTTCCAAACAAGAGCTATTTCGCAATCCAAAGCACCCTTACACACAAGCACTTTTATCTGCTATTCCTCGTTCTTACCCAGGTCAAGAAAAAAAAAGGATCCTGTTAAAAGGGGAGATCCCTTCTGCGCAAAATCCGCCTAGTGGCTGTCCATTTCGCACGCGTTGTCCTTATGCACAGCCTATTTGTGCCGTGACACCCCCTAAAAAGGAGGTGCTGGATTTAGTAAGCGGAAAGAAGGATCATATCTATCACTGTATTCTTGATTAATTATTATGTGATGTTTTTAAGGGATTTGTATATATACCCAAAATCGTGTAAAATAGGCTGAAAAAAAATTTTAAGAAACCTCATGACGATAACACCCGCTAGTCCGCATATGTATGCCGTTGAGACACGTAATGCTTTTATGTGGTCTCGATTGTTGAGGACCCCTTTTTGGGCTATTTATTCTTTAATCCCCTTTATTCTCTATCGCGATTTTCAGGCGACACCCTTACAAATTGCAGCTGTTACAGCCATTAAACCGATGGCTTCGCTTCTCTCTGTTTATTGGAGTTTTTCGATTAATCAAAGAAGAGATCGACTGCGAGCCAATATCATTTGGGCGAATGTCCTGAGTGTATTGCCATTCTTCCTATTTCCTTGGGTTACAGATCCTTGGCTGATCATTGCTGCATTTGGGTGGTTTATGGCCCTTCATCGTGGTGTTATGCCTGCTTGGATGGAAATCTTAAAACTCAATTTGCCAGGAGTTTCTCGAGAGCGCATTTTCGCGTATGGAACAACTGTTGGGTACCTAGGTGATGCTTGCTTTCCTTTTTTGATTGGGGGATTGCTAGATGGATATTATCAGGCATGGCGTTGGATTTTTCCTCTGACAGCCTTTGTTTCTTTAGCTTCAGCGATTTTTCAATATCGAATTCCGATTCAAGACGAGAAAATTGAAAAACCATTGTGGTTTCCCATTCCCTTTGCCCGAGTTTTGGCTGAACCTTGGATGAATGCGTGGTCACTCATTTGCCGAAGGCCCGATTTCCGGGCTTTTCAGATCGGATTTATGTTTGGAGGAACCGGACTGATGATTATGTATCCCGCTTTTCCTAAATTTTTTATGGATAATCTAAATCTTTCTTACACGGAGTTGGCCATTGCCATTGCGCTTTGCAAAGGGATTGGGGTTGCGCTCACCTCAAGAATTTGGGCTGATTGGATGAATAAAGTCGATATCTATCGTTTCAGTGCTTATGTCACAGGTATTGCTGCTCTTTTCCCATTGTGTTTGATTGCGGCACAATGGCATGTTGCTTGGTTGTATTTTGCATACATCATTTGGGGCGTTATGCAAGGAGGAAGTGAGTTAAGCTGGAATTTATCTGGTCCTATTTTTTCAAAAGAGGAAGATAGCTCTGGATATAGCAATGTGGGGGTTTTGGCCGTCGGATTGCGTGGATGCGTCGCTCCAGCCTTTGCTGCCATTTTATGCAGTTTGTTCAATCCAGTGCTTGTGTTGTGCTTAGGTGGCCTTGTCTGCTTATGTGCGACAGAGCGGATGTCTACATTTTCGCGGAGATACTTACAAATGGTCCGTGAGAATACTTAAGATTTTTGTGAAGCATAACGGGTTTCAAAGTATCTTTTGAGTTCTTCAACAATGACGAAATAAGCGCCTGATTCTGGCTGAGAAAAAAGCTGAATATCCTCTGATAAGCTTTCTTTTAGCTGTCCAAACATTTTGCTTTCTTCCGTATCTGCTTGCAAATCGTATTGAAATGCGAGTGTTTGCCGATAAACGGCCGCTTGTACTTTTTGAGCAAAATTATCTAGCAAAGGAGGTTCAAAATTCATGATTTCAGAGAATTCTTGCAAAATAATTTTAATAGAAGGTGTTGCTAAAAGAGGGCCTAATACTAAAATAAAATCTAAAATAGTCTTTTCGATATCTATA
This genomic interval from Parachlamydia acanthamoebae contains the following:
- a CDS encoding ABC transporter ATP-binding protein, giving the protein MTKTLLEVRNLKKFFPVYSGLFRHQTAEIKAVNGIDFKVETGKVLGMVGESGSGKSTAGRAAIRLIEPTEGHISFLGQDLLAMSHSELKSVRKNVQMIFQNPYSSLNPRKTIGEAIGEGLIYHGLVKTREEQIETVAETLESVGLSPDAMRKYPHQFSGGQQQRICIGRAIAMRPQLIICDEAVSALDVSIQAQVLNLLTDLKNKMGFSYLFISHDLSVIEHICDEVVVLYLGKVMECASKQELFRNPKHPYTQALLSAIPRSYPGQEKKRILLKGEIPSAQNPPSGCPFRTRCPYAQPICAVTPPKKEVLDLVSGKKDHIYHCILD
- a CDS encoding MFS transporter gives rise to the protein MTITPASPHMYAVETRNAFMWSRLLRTPFWAIYSLIPFILYRDFQATPLQIAAVTAIKPMASLLSVYWSFSINQRRDRLRANIIWANVLSVLPFFLFPWVTDPWLIIAAFGWFMALHRGVMPAWMEILKLNLPGVSRERIFAYGTTVGYLGDACFPFLIGGLLDGYYQAWRWIFPLTAFVSLASAIFQYRIPIQDEKIEKPLWFPIPFARVLAEPWMNAWSLICRRPDFRAFQIGFMFGGTGLMIMYPAFPKFFMDNLNLSYTELAIAIALCKGIGVALTSRIWADWMNKVDIYRFSAYVTGIAALFPLCLIAAQWHVAWLYFAYIIWGVMQGGSELSWNLSGPIFSKEEDSSGYSNVGVLAVGLRGCVAPAFAAILCSLFNPVLVLCLGGLVCLCATERMSTFSRRYLQMVRENT